One genomic region from Proteus vulgaris encodes:
- the flhA gene encoding flagellar biosynthesis protein FlhA: protein MANLASLLRLPGNWKSSQWQILAGPVLILLILSMMVLPLPPFLLDLLFTFNIALSIMVLLVAMFTRRTLDFAAFPTILLFTTLLRLSLNVASTRIILMEGHTGPEAAGRVVEAFGHFLVGGNFAIGIVVFIILILINFMVITKGAGRIAEVGARFVLDGMPGKQMAIDADLNAGIINEDEAKKRRKEVSLESDFYGSMDGASKFVRGDAIAGLMILVINVVGGLIVGVAQHGMALNDAATTYTLLTIGDGLVAQIPALIISTAAGVIVTRVATDEDVGQQMVTQLFDNPRVLLLTAGVLGLLGLVPGMPNFVFLFFTAALGGLGWYILRRNANPEVQQQKEMEEVEKQNRVVEASWEDVQLEDPLAMEVGYRLIPMVDNRQNGELLGRISGIRKKFAQETGYLPPVVHIRDNMELRPSSYRILMKGVEIGHGEAHPGRWLAINPGNAVGSLDGDITQEPAFGLPAVWIDDSLREQAQVQGYTVVAASTVIATHFNHALAKYASELFGRQEAQMLFDRVSKELPKMTENMIPDMLSLTVLHKVLQNLLSEQVPIRDMRTILEALAEHAPEQKDPAELTAVVRVALRRAITQHWFGDQDEIQVIGLDASLERILVQAMQSGGGLEPGLAENIEQQAADAVRHQEMSGGAPVLLVNHALRSLLSRFLRRSLPQLAVLSNMEVSEGRRIRMTSMIGGQPH from the coding sequence ATGGCTAATTTGGCCTCATTACTCCGCTTGCCGGGAAATTGGAAAAGTTCTCAGTGGCAGATACTGGCAGGGCCAGTGCTTATCTTGTTGATACTGTCAATGATGGTATTGCCATTGCCACCTTTTCTATTGGATTTATTATTTACCTTCAATATCGCACTCTCCATCATGGTGCTGTTGGTTGCAATGTTCACTCGACGTACTTTGGACTTTGCTGCTTTCCCGACTATTTTGCTGTTTACCACGTTGTTACGTTTATCATTAAACGTGGCTTCAACACGTATCATCTTAATGGAAGGGCATACAGGACCAGAAGCTGCAGGGCGCGTTGTTGAGGCCTTTGGCCATTTCCTTGTTGGCGGTAACTTTGCTATCGGTATTGTGGTCTTTATCATCCTTATTTTGATTAACTTTATGGTTATCACCAAGGGTGCGGGACGTATTGCTGAAGTAGGTGCGCGTTTTGTGTTAGATGGAATGCCGGGTAAACAGATGGCAATCGATGCTGACCTGAATGCTGGTATTATCAACGAAGACGAAGCAAAGAAACGCCGTAAAGAAGTTTCATTAGAATCCGACTTTTACGGCTCAATGGATGGTGCGAGTAAGTTCGTTCGTGGTGACGCCATTGCCGGCTTAATGATCCTTGTGATTAACGTGGTGGGTGGTCTTATCGTCGGTGTCGCTCAACACGGAATGGCATTAAACGATGCAGCAACGACTTATACCCTTTTAACTATCGGTGATGGTCTGGTTGCTCAAATTCCTGCATTGATTATCTCAACAGCAGCGGGTGTTATCGTTACTCGTGTTGCAACAGACGAAGACGTTGGGCAACAGATGGTTACCCAACTGTTTGACAATCCTCGTGTTCTACTGTTAACCGCAGGCGTGCTAGGTCTGTTAGGTTTAGTGCCGGGAATGCCTAACTTTGTTTTCCTTTTCTTCACAGCTGCATTAGGTGGATTAGGTTGGTATATCTTACGCCGCAACGCCAATCCTGAAGTGCAACAACAAAAAGAGATGGAAGAAGTTGAAAAACAAAACCGTGTTGTTGAAGCTTCATGGGAAGATGTACAACTTGAAGATCCATTAGCCATGGAAGTAGGGTATCGCTTAATTCCAATGGTAGATAACCGCCAAAATGGTGAGTTGTTAGGCCGAATTAGTGGTATTCGTAAAAAGTTTGCTCAGGAAACGGGATACCTTCCTCCAGTTGTTCATATTCGAGACAATATGGAATTAAGGCCTTCCTCCTATCGCATTCTAATGAAAGGGGTTGAAATTGGTCACGGTGAAGCGCATCCGGGTCGTTGGCTAGCAATCAATCCGGGTAATGCCGTTGGCTCTTTAGATGGCGATATAACTCAAGAGCCTGCATTTGGTTTACCCGCAGTTTGGATTGATGACAGCTTAAGAGAGCAAGCACAGGTTCAAGGCTATACCGTTGTGGCTGCAAGTACCGTTATTGCAACGCACTTTAACCATGCATTAGCGAAATACGCATCAGAATTATTTGGTCGTCAAGAAGCTCAAATGTTGTTTGATAGGGTGAGTAAAGAGCTCCCTAAAATGACAGAAAATATGATCCCAGATATGCTTTCGCTTACTGTATTGCACAAAGTATTACAGAACTTGCTGTCTGAACAAGTGCCTATTCGTGATATGAGAACCATATTAGAAGCTTTAGCAGAGCACGCGCCAGAGCAGAAAGATCCCGCTGAATTAACCGCCGTTGTTCGTGTTGCACTTCGCCGTGCGATCACACAACACTGGTTTGGTGATCAAGATGAAATTCAAGTCATTGGTTTAGATGCAAGCTTAGAGCGTATTCTTGTTCAAGCTATGCAAAGTGGCGGTGGTTTAGAGCCGGGACTAGCTGAGAATATTGAACAACAAGCAGCAGATGCTGTGCGTCATCAAGAGATGTCCGGTGGAGCTCCAGTATTGTTAGTGAATCATGCGTTGCGTTCATTATTGTCACGTTTCTTACGTCGCAGCCTACCGCAATTAGCCGTATTGTCGAATATGGAAGTCAGTGAAGGTCGTCGCATTCGTATGACGTCGATGATTGGTGGGCAACCTCATTAA
- a CDS encoding flagellar hook assembly protein FlgD, translating into MGISSSMNEPYDNTIIGDAPSSYHTKKSGSDDIKGNFLTLLITQMKNQDPTNPMQNNELTSQLAQISTVEGIETLNKTVNNIVGQIDQSQALKASSLVGRGVMVSGNKIVVFQPADGKGETEKPGDGDDTIPTPDTQNEKTRQQMGSYKADDTDPNTPDSEHLFSTPFGFELLSPTDSLTINITNASGVTVRTINMDKKMLPDVYNFSWDCTDEDDNPVPPGSYKFTVNATLNDAQVPVKTLNYALVNSVSMVDGGARLDVGLGNTVSLDEIRQVL; encoded by the coding sequence GTGGGTATTTCCTCCTCAATGAATGAACCTTATGATAATACCATTATCGGGGATGCTCCTTCTTCATACCATACGAAAAAAAGTGGTAGTGATGATATTAAAGGGAATTTCCTGACACTTCTCATCACCCAGATGAAAAATCAAGACCCAACAAACCCAATGCAAAATAATGAGTTAACTTCCCAGTTAGCTCAGATTTCAACTGTTGAAGGCATTGAAACACTGAATAAAACAGTGAATAACATTGTTGGGCAGATTGACCAAAGTCAGGCGTTAAAAGCCTCTTCACTGGTGGGACGAGGTGTTATGGTCTCTGGGAATAAAATTGTTGTCTTTCAGCCAGCCGACGGTAAAGGTGAGACTGAAAAACCCGGTGATGGGGATGACACAATTCCAACACCTGACACTCAAAATGAAAAAACACGTCAGCAAATGGGATCGTATAAAGCAGATGATACGGACCCAAATACACCTGACAGTGAACACCTTTTTTCAACACCTTTTGGTTTTGAATTACTCAGTCCAACCGATTCTCTTACGATAAACATCACCAATGCGAGTGGTGTGACCGTTCGTACAATCAATATGGACAAAAAGATGCTACCGGATGTTTATAACTTCTCTTGGGATTGTACTGATGAAGATGACAATCCTGTTCCACCGGGAAGTTATAAATTTACCGTTAACGCCACGCTTAATGATGCTCAGGTCCCTGTTAAGACACTGAATTATGCGCTGGTGAATAGTGTGTCCATGGTGGATGGTGGTGCCCGCCTTGATGTTGGCTTAGGTAATACCGTTTCATTGGATGAAATTCGTCAGGTTCTTTAA
- the flgB gene encoding flagellar basal body rod protein FlgB, translating into MLDKLENTFHFQQEALSIRNKRQEILAANIANADTPGFQARDIDFASELKKTIENGRTGTHGMQLAMTSERHIPIKPGYRLEADLLYRVPHQTAMDGNTVDMDMERSNFADNSLKYQADVTFINSQVKSMMAVLQQ; encoded by the coding sequence ATGCTCGATAAATTAGAAAATACGTTTCATTTTCAACAAGAAGCGCTCTCAATACGCAATAAACGCCAAGAAATTCTCGCTGCGAATATCGCTAACGCAGATACCCCAGGCTTTCAGGCTCGTGATATTGATTTTGCTTCTGAATTGAAGAAAACCATTGAAAATGGACGTACAGGTACTCATGGCATGCAATTGGCTATGACATCTGAACGCCATATCCCAATTAAACCCGGTTATCGCTTAGAAGCGGACTTACTTTATCGCGTGCCTCATCAAACGGCGATGGATGGTAATACCGTGGATATGGACATGGAACGTAGTAATTTTGCTGACAATAGCCTTAAGTATCAGGCTGATGTGACATTTATTAACTCGCAAGTTAAAAGCATGATGGCTGTATTGCAACAGTAG
- a CDS encoding flagella synthesis protein FlgN — MMEELRQTLDLQLSQLNTIAGILRAEQQLLCAGNIDINALHEVTEQKNFVLSALGHTDQQRHTLSLQAGVEKPYSGLPFLSDLWTQIIDITAELKYLNQHNGLLLDQHITRNSDAIRFLQKNHSPTLYGSDGQAQRSTLAGRKIQV; from the coding sequence ATGATGGAAGAACTCCGCCAGACTTTAGATCTTCAATTATCACAGCTTAATACCATTGCGGGTATTTTACGTGCTGAACAACAGTTATTATGCGCAGGTAATATTGATATCAATGCCCTACACGAAGTAACTGAACAGAAGAATTTTGTCTTGTCGGCTTTAGGTCATACAGACCAACAGCGTCATACGCTAAGCCTACAAGCCGGTGTAGAAAAACCTTATTCAGGGTTGCCGTTCTTATCTGATTTATGGACACAGATAATAGACATCACGGCGGAGTTAAAATATCTGAATCAACATAACGGATTACTACTCGATCAACATATCACTCGTAATAGTGATGCTATCCGTTTTTTGCAGAAGAACCACAGCCCAACCCTTTATGGTTCTGATGGGCAAGCACAGCGTTCAACACTGGCTGGGCGTAAAATTCAGGTTTAG
- the flgM gene encoding flagellar biosynthesis anti-sigma factor FlgM has translation MSIERANPLLPINAIAQRNPSEVTQGSRKSGTTEQKTATGDTSVKLSEAQKKLVQPGNKDIDVEKVARLKEAIANGTLTMDSGKIADALFREAAESITQ, from the coding sequence ATGAGTATTGAACGCGCGAATCCACTGCTTCCGATTAACGCAATTGCACAACGTAACCCAAGTGAAGTCACACAGGGTTCACGTAAATCGGGAACAACTGAACAAAAAACTGCAACAGGTGACACTTCTGTAAAACTAAGTGAAGCGCAGAAAAAACTTGTTCAACCTGGAAATAAAGACATTGACGTTGAGAAAGTTGCTCGCTTAAAAGAAGCAATTGCCAACGGCACATTAACCATGGACAGCGGTAAAATTGCGGACGCTCTTTTCCGTGAAGCTGCTGAAAGCATAACTCAATAA
- the flgA gene encoding flagellar basal body P-ring formation chaperone FlgA yields the protein MLVRTLIGLFSFFFMMNVSVAKSLPEELQDFFVALHQQGDKVTVTVLTPEDKWPVCQTQEIQRHAGARNWGRLSIPIQCDKQRRFIQIDVSVNGEYLIAKKDINRDDIIETSAVSMATGELEKLPYDVLRDPALIKNAIAMRQISAGKPLTSTMVRRPWAILAGQTVTVFAQGPHFQIRYEGKAVNNAVANETIRVRVKSGQIVTGEALEDGSVRIPL from the coding sequence ATGTTAGTTAGAACTCTTATCGGTCTATTTTCTTTTTTCTTTATGATGAATGTGAGTGTCGCAAAATCACTCCCTGAAGAACTACAAGATTTCTTTGTCGCACTTCATCAACAAGGCGATAAAGTGACTGTGACAGTTTTAACACCAGAAGATAAATGGCCTGTCTGCCAAACACAAGAGATCCAACGTCATGCTGGCGCGCGTAATTGGGGACGTCTTTCAATCCCAATTCAGTGTGATAAACAACGTCGGTTTATTCAAATTGATGTTAGCGTTAATGGTGAATACTTAATCGCGAAAAAAGACATTAATCGTGATGACATTATTGAAACTTCTGCCGTTAGCATGGCAACGGGTGAGTTAGAAAAATTACCTTATGATGTATTACGTGATCCAGCATTAATTAAAAATGCGATCGCAATGCGACAAATATCCGCAGGAAAACCTTTAACGTCCACAATGGTTCGTCGCCCTTGGGCTATTTTGGCAGGACAAACAGTCACTGTATTTGCACAAGGCCCTCACTTTCAGATCCGTTATGAAGGTAAAGCCGTAAACAATGCTGTCGCCAATGAAACGATTCGAGTAAGAGTTAAATCAGGCCAAATCGTCACCGGCGAAGCACTTGAAGACGGCTCTGTACGCATCCCTCTTTAA
- the flgC gene encoding flagellar basal body rod protein FlgC, which translates to MSLFSIFDISSSALSAQSQRLNVSASNMANADSVAGPDGDPYRAKQVVFQVNAPAGQEVGGVRVTEVVDDPAPFRMEYQPGHPFADEKGYVRMPNVDVVGEMINTISASRSYQANVEVMNTAKSLMQKTLMIGQ; encoded by the coding sequence ATGTCTTTATTTAGTATTTTCGATATTTCAAGTTCAGCACTTTCAGCGCAATCACAGCGTTTAAACGTGAGTGCCAGCAATATGGCAAACGCTGACAGTGTTGCGGGTCCAGATGGCGACCCTTATCGTGCAAAACAGGTTGTTTTTCAGGTGAACGCACCTGCTGGTCAAGAAGTTGGTGGTGTTCGTGTCACTGAAGTGGTGGATGATCCTGCGCCATTTCGTATGGAATATCAGCCGGGACATCCCTTTGCCGATGAAAAAGGGTATGTACGTATGCCGAATGTTGATGTTGTGGGTGAAATGATTAACACCATCTCTGCATCAAGAAGCTACCAAGCTAACGTCGAAGTGATGAACACGGCAAAATCGCTGATGCAAAAAACACTGATGATAGGTCAATAG
- a CDS encoding flagellar basal body rod protein FlgF gives MDHVIYTAMGGARHSMENQAVVANNLANASTPGFKAQLSAMRAVPVNGDTLPTRTLTVASTPGSDQSQGTMNYTGRSMDVALSDNGYLAVQLEDGTEAYTRNGNIQRNADGMLMVQGRLLMGDNGAIEVPAQANVSIANNGIVTAHVPTDPPKMLGQIGRLKMVKPEQNDLVRGDDGLFHLSQQGTVRAGEQLPADDSVKVLAGVLEGSNVNPAEAMVDMIANARRFEMQMKVIHSADDNAQRANQLLSLS, from the coding sequence ATGGATCATGTGATTTATACCGCGATGGGCGGCGCCAGACATTCGATGGAAAATCAAGCTGTCGTGGCGAACAACTTAGCAAACGCATCAACGCCGGGATTCAAAGCGCAGCTTAGTGCAATGCGAGCCGTACCTGTCAATGGCGATACCTTACCGACTCGTACATTAACGGTAGCATCAACGCCAGGTAGCGATCAGAGCCAAGGAACGATGAACTATACCGGCCGATCAATGGACGTTGCTTTAAGTGATAACGGCTATTTAGCGGTTCAACTTGAAGATGGCACAGAAGCCTATACCCGAAACGGGAATATCCAACGTAACGCTGACGGCATGTTGATGGTACAAGGGCGTTTGTTAATGGGCGATAACGGTGCAATTGAAGTACCAGCTCAAGCAAATGTCAGTATTGCCAATAACGGTATTGTGACTGCGCATGTACCTACTGATCCACCCAAAATGCTGGGTCAAATTGGTCGTCTGAAAATGGTAAAACCAGAGCAAAACGATTTAGTTCGTGGCGATGATGGTTTATTCCATTTATCTCAGCAAGGAACAGTGCGAGCGGGTGAACAATTACCTGCTGATGATAGCGTGAAGGTGTTAGCTGGTGTGTTAGAAGGCAGTAATGTTAATCCAGCAGAAGCCATGGTCGATATGATAGCAAACGCAAGACGTTTCGAAATGCAAATGAAGGTTATTCATAGCGCTGATGATAATGCGCAACGAGCTAACCAATTGCTATCACTGAGTTAA
- the flgE gene encoding flagellar hook protein FlgE, whose translation MSFSQAVSGLNAAAANLDTIGNNISNSATYGFKGASVSFADVFAGSGAGLGVKVAGISQNFKDGSITTTNRPTDVAISGGGFFRIEDQNGGVFYSRNGEFGKDKNGFLTNMQGMRVTGYPVQVVDGKNVVQKGATPTPIVIPTDMMNASATDKINMAVNLNSGEEKPAKAPFDSKDGDTYNFSTNVTTYDSLGNEHNLNLFFVKTNDNEWKVYGQDTSTKDTTGAPSAHQELGTLDYSTGGVLNSFTPAAVTPPATPGFAIASLNGSAPSTITLDFSGSTQQKVSESSVSKLAQNGYQAGEFTNFRIEQDGSIMATYSNQQSQVVGQIALANFANPGGLSSQGDNMWSETNGSGSPIVGVAGSGVFGKLTNNALEASNVDMSQELVNMIVAQRNYQSNAQTIKTQDQILQTLVSLR comes from the coding sequence ATGTCCTTTTCACAAGCAGTAAGTGGTTTAAACGCAGCAGCCGCTAACTTAGATACTATCGGTAACAATATTTCTAACTCCGCAACCTACGGTTTTAAAGGTGCAAGCGTTTCTTTTGCAGACGTTTTTGCCGGTTCAGGTGCTGGTCTGGGTGTTAAAGTTGCAGGTATTAGCCAAAACTTTAAAGACGGTAGTATCACTACTACTAACCGCCCAACAGACGTAGCGATTTCTGGCGGTGGTTTTTTCCGTATTGAAGATCAAAACGGTGGCGTTTTCTATTCACGTAACGGTGAATTCGGTAAAGATAAAAATGGTTTCCTGACTAATATGCAAGGTATGCGTGTAACAGGTTACCCAGTACAAGTTGTTGATGGTAAAAACGTTGTTCAAAAAGGGGCGACACCAACACCTATCGTTATTCCTACCGATATGATGAACGCCAGTGCAACCGATAAAATCAATATGGCGGTTAACCTGAATTCAGGTGAAGAGAAACCCGCTAAAGCGCCATTTGATTCTAAAGATGGTGATACTTATAACTTTAGTACTAACGTTACCACTTACGATAGCTTAGGTAACGAACATAACCTGAACTTATTCTTTGTAAAAACAAATGACAATGAATGGAAAGTTTATGGGCAAGATACATCCACTAAGGATACAACTGGTGCACCATCGGCACATCAGGAATTAGGAACGTTAGACTATTCAACAGGTGGTGTTTTAAATAGCTTTACACCTGCTGCAGTGACTCCTCCAGCAACACCAGGCTTTGCTATTGCTTCTTTAAATGGTTCTGCTCCAAGCACGATCACACTGGATTTCAGTGGCAGTACTCAGCAAAAAGTCTCTGAATCAAGCGTATCTAAATTAGCGCAAAATGGTTACCAAGCGGGTGAATTCACCAATTTCCGTATTGAGCAAGATGGCTCGATCATGGCAACTTACTCAAACCAACAAAGCCAAGTTGTTGGTCAAATCGCATTAGCTAACTTTGCAAACCCAGGCGGTTTAAGCTCACAAGGCGACAACATGTGGTCTGAAACTAACGGTTCAGGTTCACCAATCGTCGGTGTTGCAGGCTCTGGTGTATTCGGCAAATTAACTAACAACGCATTAGAAGCGTCTAACGTTGATATGAGCCAAGAGTTAGTCAACATGATCGTTGCTCAACGTAACTATCAATCAAACGCACAAACCATCAAGACTCAGGATCAGATCCTGCAGACTCTGGTTAGCTTGCGCTAA